The following proteins are co-located in the Microbacterium sp. Clip185 genome:
- a CDS encoding phosphoenolpyruvate carboxylase, giving the protein MLEPTPTEAIRVVGRHEAGQEIPDQMRADVRVLGSLLGQVLQESGSAGLYEDVERLRVATIQAYTDPSDEAFERAAEIADSFTIERADEVARAFTVYFHLVNLAEEHQRVRVLRERDGQPEPEGRTDSIRSALRQLASEVGDDVALERLQSLRFHPVFTAHPTEARRRAISTGIRRLSELLDEYDSLTPGGVDQRRARRRMLEEIDTLWRTAPLRAEKPSPTDEVRAIMAVFDDTLFTTVPRVYRRVDDALGEGAGSRPPLVRPFVRVGTWVGGDRDGNPFVTAKVTRKAAGIASEHVLLGLERTALRIGRTLTLDAASTPPSDALIALWNRLRSADEEAAAEIAKRSPNEPHRRILLMVARRIAATRTRNADLAYRDPEHLLADLRTVQQSLADAGAARQAYGALQQLVWQVETYGFHLAELEVRQHSAVHKKVLAELEAGGERSELTEEVLEVFRAIAYIQERFGPRAAGRYIVSFTQSAEDLANVHRLARYAVGPDGAAPVLDVIPLFETFADLQAAPGILAEIAEHPEFAARLEATGRRLEVMLGYSDSSKDVGPVAANLALYEAQAEIAAWAQANNIELTLFHGRGGALGRGGGPANSAILAQPPHSVDGRFKLTEQGEVIFARYGDPQIAMRHIDQVAAAILMASAPSNEARNRRGAEMFAEIAQVLEDSSRERFYSLVKAPGFAPWFATVTPMEEVGLLALGSRPARRGLSVESLEDLRAIPWVFAWSQARINLAGWFGLGTALETVGDEQLLRTAYAEWPLFRAMIDNVAMSLAKADDRIAREYLSLGDRDDLAQLVMEEMSLTRDWVVRIVGGDAPLANKAVLQRAVKLRSPYVDALSLLQLRALRALRDAPADAPADTANQRLLLLSVSGVAAGLQNTG; this is encoded by the coding sequence ATGCTCGAACCCACCCCCACCGAGGCCATTCGCGTCGTCGGACGCCACGAGGCAGGGCAGGAGATCCCCGACCAGATGCGCGCGGATGTGCGCGTGCTGGGCTCGCTGCTGGGACAGGTGCTGCAGGAGAGCGGTTCGGCGGGTCTGTACGAAGACGTCGAGCGCCTCCGCGTGGCGACCATCCAGGCCTACACCGACCCGAGCGACGAGGCCTTCGAGCGCGCCGCCGAGATCGCCGACTCGTTCACGATCGAGCGCGCCGACGAGGTCGCCCGCGCCTTCACCGTCTACTTCCACCTCGTGAACCTCGCCGAGGAGCACCAGCGCGTGCGCGTGCTGCGCGAGCGCGACGGCCAGCCCGAGCCCGAGGGCCGCACCGACTCGATCCGCTCGGCCCTGCGCCAGCTGGCGTCCGAGGTCGGCGACGACGTGGCACTCGAGCGCCTGCAGTCGCTGCGGTTCCACCCCGTCTTCACCGCCCACCCGACCGAGGCCCGCCGCCGCGCGATCTCGACCGGCATCCGGCGTCTGTCCGAACTGCTCGACGAGTACGACTCCCTCACCCCGGGCGGCGTCGACCAGCGCCGCGCCCGCCGGCGGATGCTGGAGGAGATCGACACGCTCTGGCGCACCGCCCCGCTGCGCGCGGAGAAGCCCTCGCCCACCGACGAGGTGCGCGCCATCATGGCCGTCTTCGACGACACCCTCTTCACGACGGTTCCCCGCGTCTACCGCCGCGTCGACGACGCGCTCGGCGAGGGTGCCGGCAGCCGTCCCCCGCTCGTGCGGCCCTTCGTGCGGGTGGGCACCTGGGTCGGCGGCGACCGCGACGGCAACCCGTTCGTCACCGCGAAGGTCACGCGCAAGGCGGCCGGCATCGCGAGCGAGCACGTGCTGCTCGGGCTCGAGCGCACCGCGCTGCGGATCGGCCGCACGCTGACCCTCGACGCCGCATCCACCCCTCCGAGCGACGCACTGATCGCGCTCTGGAATCGCCTCCGCAGCGCCGACGAGGAGGCGGCGGCCGAGATCGCGAAGCGCTCCCCCAACGAGCCGCACCGCCGCATCCTGCTCATGGTCGCGCGCCGCATCGCCGCGACCCGCACCCGCAATGCCGACCTCGCCTACCGCGACCCCGAGCACCTGCTCGCGGACCTGCGCACCGTGCAGCAGTCGCTCGCGGATGCGGGCGCCGCCCGCCAGGCCTACGGCGCGCTGCAGCAGCTGGTGTGGCAGGTCGAGACCTACGGCTTCCACCTCGCCGAGCTCGAGGTGCGCCAGCACTCCGCCGTGCACAAGAAGGTGCTCGCGGAGCTTGAGGCCGGCGGCGAGCGCAGCGAGCTGACCGAGGAGGTGCTCGAGGTCTTCCGCGCGATCGCGTACATCCAGGAACGCTTCGGTCCGCGCGCCGCGGGCCGCTATATCGTCTCGTTCACGCAGTCCGCCGAAGACCTCGCCAACGTGCACCGCCTCGCGCGCTACGCCGTGGGTCCGGACGGCGCGGCGCCCGTGCTCGACGTGATCCCCCTGTTCGAGACGTTCGCCGACCTGCAGGCCGCTCCCGGCATCCTGGCCGAGATCGCCGAGCACCCCGAGTTCGCCGCGCGGCTGGAGGCCACCGGCCGCCGCCTGGAAGTCATGCTCGGCTACTCCGACTCCTCGAAGGATGTCGGACCGGTCGCGGCGAACCTCGCCCTCTACGAGGCGCAGGCCGAGATCGCGGCGTGGGCACAGGCGAACAACATCGAGCTCACGCTCTTCCACGGCCGCGGCGGCGCCCTCGGCCGCGGCGGCGGGCCCGCCAACAGCGCCATCCTCGCGCAGCCGCCGCACTCGGTCGACGGCCGCTTCAAGCTCACCGAGCAGGGCGAGGTCATCTTCGCCCGCTACGGCGACCCGCAGATCGCCATGCGCCACATCGACCAGGTGGCCGCAGCCATCCTCATGGCCTCGGCGCCGTCGAACGAGGCACGCAACCGCCGCGGTGCCGAGATGTTCGCCGAGATCGCCCAGGTGCTCGAGGACTCCTCGCGCGAGCGGTTCTACTCCCTCGTGAAGGCTCCCGGCTTCGCGCCGTGGTTCGCGACCGTCACCCCCATGGAGGAGGTGGGACTCCTCGCCCTCGGCTCGCGTCCCGCCCGCCGCGGCCTGTCGGTCGAGTCGCTCGAAGACCTGCGCGCCATCCCGTGGGTGTTCGCGTGGTCGCAGGCGCGCATCAACCTCGCGGGCTGGTTCGGCCTCGGCACGGCGCTGGAGACCGTCGGCGATGAGCAGCTGCTGCGCACCGCCTACGCGGAATGGCCGCTGTTCCGCGCGATGATCGACAACGTCGCCATGAGCCTCGCGAAGGCCGACGACCGTATCGCCCGCGAGTACCTCAGCCTCGGCGACCGCGACGACCTCGCCCAGCTGGTCATGGAGGAGATGTCGCTCACCCGCGACTGGGTCGTGCGCATCGTCGGCGGCGACGCCCCGCTCGCCAACAAGGCCGTGCTGCAGCGCGCCGTGAAGCTGCGCAGCCCCTACGTCGACGCCCTGTCGCTCCTGCAGCTGCGCGCCCTTCGCGCCCTCCGCGACGCCCCGGCCGACGCTCCCGCCGACACCGCCAACCAGCGCCTGCTGCTGCTGTCGGTCTCCGGCGTCGCGGCCGGCCTGCAGAACACCGGCTGA